From the genome of Canis lupus baileyi chromosome 32, mCanLup2.hap1, whole genome shotgun sequence, one region includes:
- the ULK3 gene encoding serine/threonine-protein kinase ULK3 isoform X6, with translation MAGPGWGPPRLDGFILTERLGSGTYATVYKAYAKKDTREVVAIKCVAKKSLNKASVENLLTEIEILKGIRHPHIVQLRDFQWDSDHIYLIMEFCAGGDLSRFIHTRRLLPEKVARVFMQQLASALQFLHEQNISHLDLKPQNILLSSLEKPHLKLADFGFAQHMSPWDEKHVLRGSPLYMAPEMVCQRQYDARVDLWSVGVILYEALFGQPPFASRSFTELEEKIRSNRVIELPLRPPLSRDCRDLLQRLLERDPNRRISFQDFFAHPWVDLEHMPSGESLARATALVVQAVKKDQDGDAAAALSLYCKALDFFVPALHYEVDAQRKEAIKAKVGQYVSRAEELKAIVSSSNQALLRQGTSAQDLLREMARDKPRLLAALEVASAAMAKEEEAGGEQDALDLYQRALGELLVLLAAEPTGRRRELLHTEVQNLMARAEYLKEQVKAVTHSGSARWGLGPPGCPSPLGRLYVPQMRESRWAAETLDKEGLSESVRTSCTLQ, from the exons atgGCGGGGCCCGGCTGGGGGCCCCCGCGGCTGGACGGCTTCATCCTCACCGAGCGCCTGGGCAGCGGCACGTACGCCACCGTGTACAAGGCCTACGCCAAG AAGGACACCCGCGAGGTCGTAGCCATAAAGTGCGTGGCCAAGAAGAGCCTGAACAAGGCCTCGGTGGAGAACCTCCTGACGGAGATCGAGATCCTCAAGGGCATTCGACACCCGCACATCGTGCAGCTCCGAGACTTCCAG TGGGACAGCGACCACATCTACCTCATCATGGAGTTCTGCGCAGGGGGCGACCTGTCCCGCTTCATCCACACCCGCAGGCTTCTGCCCGAGAAGGTGGCTCGCGTCTTCATGCAGCAGTTGG CTAGTGCCCTGCAGTTCCTGCATGAACAGAATatctctcacctggatctgaAGCCACAGAACATTCTGCTGAGCTCCTTGGAGAAGCCCCACCTTAAACTGGCAG ACTTTGGCTTTGCACAGCACATGTCTCCCTGGGACGAGAAGCATGTGCTCCGTGGCTCCCCCCTCTATATGGCCCCCGAGATGGTGTGTCAGCGGCAGTACGACGCCCGGGTGGACCTGTGGTCCGTGGGGGTCATCCTGTATG AAGCCCTCTTCGGGCAGCCCCCCTTTGCCTCCAGGTCATTCACGGAGCTGGAAGAGAAGATCCGGAGCAACCGGGTGATCGAG CTCCCTCTGCGGCCCCCACTCTCCCGAGACTGCCGGGACCTGCTGCAGCGGCTCCTGGAGCGGGACCCCAACCGTCGCATCTCCTTCCAGGACTTCTTTGCCCACCCCTGGGTGGACCTGGAGCACATGCCCAGTGGGGAGAGCCTGGCACGAGCA ACCGCCCTGGTGGTGCAGGCTGTGAAGAAGGACCAGGACGGGGACGCCGCGGCCGCCTTATCGCTCTACTGCAAAGCCCTGGACTTCTTCGTGCCCGCGCTGCACT ACGAAGTGGATGCCCAACGGAAGGAAGCGATCAAGGCAAAG GTGGGGCAGTACGTGTCCCGGGCTGAGGAGCTCAAAGCCATCGTCTCGTCCTCCAATCAGGCCCTGCTGAGGCAGGGGACCTCTGCGCAAGACCTGCTCAGAG agATGGCCCGGGACAAACCTCGGCTCCTCGCGGCCCTGGAAGTGGCTTCGGCTGCCATGGCCAAG gaggaggaggctggtggGGAGCAGGATGCCCTGGACCTGTACCAGCGTGCCCTGGGGGAGTTGCTGGTGCTGCTGGCAG CGGAGCCCACAGGCCGGAGGCGGGAGCTGCTTCACACCGAG GTTCAGAACCTCATGGCTCGAGCCGAATACCTGAAGGAGCAGGTCAAG GCCGTCACTCACTCAGGGTCTGCTCGGTGGGGCCTGGGCCCGCCtggctgcccctcacccctgggCCGCCTGTATGTCCCACAGATGAGGGAGTCTCGCTGGGCAGCCGAGACCCTGGACAAGGAGGGACTGTCCGAGTCCGTTCGTACCT cGTGCACCCTGCAGTGA
- the ULK3 gene encoding serine/threonine-protein kinase ULK3 isoform X5 produces the protein MAGPGWGPPRLDGFILTERLGSGTYATVYKAYAKKDTREVVAIKCVAKKSLNKASVENLLTEIEILKGIRHPHIVQLRDFQWDSDHIYLIMEFCAGGDLSRFIHTRRLLPEKVARVFMQQLASALQFLHEQNISHLDLKPQNILLSSLEKPHLKLADFGFAQHMSPWDEKHVLRGSPLYMAPEMVCQRQYDARVDLWSVGVILYEALFGQPPFASRSFTELEEKIRSNRVIELPLRPPLSRDCRDLLQRLLERDPNRRISFQDFFAHPWVDLEHMPSGESLARATALVVQAVKKDQDGDAAAALSLYCKALDFFVPALHYEVDAQRKEAIKAKVGEGVSQRKLAPSRDLRSLALLQPRGRLSQGGPGPPLQPPDVTAWGSHQGRGGRTWEALLRQGTSAQDLLREMARDKPRLLAALEVASAAMAKEEEAGGEQDALDLYQRALGELLVLLAAEPTGRRRELLHTEVQNLMARAEYLKEQVKMRESRWAAETLDKEGLSESVRTSCTLQ, from the exons atgGCGGGGCCCGGCTGGGGGCCCCCGCGGCTGGACGGCTTCATCCTCACCGAGCGCCTGGGCAGCGGCACGTACGCCACCGTGTACAAGGCCTACGCCAAG AAGGACACCCGCGAGGTCGTAGCCATAAAGTGCGTGGCCAAGAAGAGCCTGAACAAGGCCTCGGTGGAGAACCTCCTGACGGAGATCGAGATCCTCAAGGGCATTCGACACCCGCACATCGTGCAGCTCCGAGACTTCCAG TGGGACAGCGACCACATCTACCTCATCATGGAGTTCTGCGCAGGGGGCGACCTGTCCCGCTTCATCCACACCCGCAGGCTTCTGCCCGAGAAGGTGGCTCGCGTCTTCATGCAGCAGTTGG CTAGTGCCCTGCAGTTCCTGCATGAACAGAATatctctcacctggatctgaAGCCACAGAACATTCTGCTGAGCTCCTTGGAGAAGCCCCACCTTAAACTGGCAG ACTTTGGCTTTGCACAGCACATGTCTCCCTGGGACGAGAAGCATGTGCTCCGTGGCTCCCCCCTCTATATGGCCCCCGAGATGGTGTGTCAGCGGCAGTACGACGCCCGGGTGGACCTGTGGTCCGTGGGGGTCATCCTGTATG AAGCCCTCTTCGGGCAGCCCCCCTTTGCCTCCAGGTCATTCACGGAGCTGGAAGAGAAGATCCGGAGCAACCGGGTGATCGAG CTCCCTCTGCGGCCCCCACTCTCCCGAGACTGCCGGGACCTGCTGCAGCGGCTCCTGGAGCGGGACCCCAACCGTCGCATCTCCTTCCAGGACTTCTTTGCCCACCCCTGGGTGGACCTGGAGCACATGCCCAGTGGGGAGAGCCTGGCACGAGCA ACCGCCCTGGTGGTGCAGGCTGTGAAGAAGGACCAGGACGGGGACGCCGCGGCCGCCTTATCGCTCTACTGCAAAGCCCTGGACTTCTTCGTGCCCGCGCTGCACT ACGAAGTGGATGCCCAACGGAAGGAAGCGATCAAGGCAAAGGTGGGTGAGGGCGTCTCCCAAAGGAAACTGGCGCCATCCCGGGATCTCCGCAGCCTGGCTCTCCTGCAGCCGAGAGGCAGACTCTCCCAGGGAGGCCCAGGCCCGCCGCTGCAGCCCCCGGACGTCACAGCTTGGGGCAGCCACCAGGGACGCGGAGGGAGAACTTgggag GCCCTGCTGAGGCAGGGGACCTCTGCGCAAGACCTGCTCAGAG agATGGCCCGGGACAAACCTCGGCTCCTCGCGGCCCTGGAAGTGGCTTCGGCTGCCATGGCCAAG gaggaggaggctggtggGGAGCAGGATGCCCTGGACCTGTACCAGCGTGCCCTGGGGGAGTTGCTGGTGCTGCTGGCAG CGGAGCCCACAGGCCGGAGGCGGGAGCTGCTTCACACCGAG GTTCAGAACCTCATGGCTCGAGCCGAATACCTGAAGGAGCAGGTCAAG ATGAGGGAGTCTCGCTGGGCAGCCGAGACCCTGGACAAGGAGGGACTGTCCGAGTCCGTTCGTACCT cGTGCACCCTGCAGTGA
- the ULK3 gene encoding serine/threonine-protein kinase ULK3 isoform X10 yields the protein MAGPGWGPPRLDGFILTERLGSGTYATVYKAYAKKDTREVVAIKCVAKKSLNKASVENLLTEIEILKGIRHPHIVQLRDFQWDSDHIYLIMEFCAGGDLSRFIHTRRLLPEKVARVFMQQLASALQFLHEQNISHLDLKPQNILLSSLEKPHLKLADFGFAQHMSPWDEKHVLRGSPLYMAPEMVCQRQYDARVDLWSVGVILYEALFGQPPFASRSFTELEEKIRSNRVIELPLRPPLSRDCRDLLQRLLERDPNRRISFQDFFAHPWVDLEHMPSGESLARATALVVQAVKKDQDGDAAAALSLYCKALDFFVPALHYEVDAQRKEAIKAKVGEGVSQRKLAPSRDLRSLALLQPRGRLSQGGPGPPLQPPDVTAWGSHQGRGGRTWEEGRQRGGGSLR from the exons atgGCGGGGCCCGGCTGGGGGCCCCCGCGGCTGGACGGCTTCATCCTCACCGAGCGCCTGGGCAGCGGCACGTACGCCACCGTGTACAAGGCCTACGCCAAG AAGGACACCCGCGAGGTCGTAGCCATAAAGTGCGTGGCCAAGAAGAGCCTGAACAAGGCCTCGGTGGAGAACCTCCTGACGGAGATCGAGATCCTCAAGGGCATTCGACACCCGCACATCGTGCAGCTCCGAGACTTCCAG TGGGACAGCGACCACATCTACCTCATCATGGAGTTCTGCGCAGGGGGCGACCTGTCCCGCTTCATCCACACCCGCAGGCTTCTGCCCGAGAAGGTGGCTCGCGTCTTCATGCAGCAGTTGG CTAGTGCCCTGCAGTTCCTGCATGAACAGAATatctctcacctggatctgaAGCCACAGAACATTCTGCTGAGCTCCTTGGAGAAGCCCCACCTTAAACTGGCAG ACTTTGGCTTTGCACAGCACATGTCTCCCTGGGACGAGAAGCATGTGCTCCGTGGCTCCCCCCTCTATATGGCCCCCGAGATGGTGTGTCAGCGGCAGTACGACGCCCGGGTGGACCTGTGGTCCGTGGGGGTCATCCTGTATG AAGCCCTCTTCGGGCAGCCCCCCTTTGCCTCCAGGTCATTCACGGAGCTGGAAGAGAAGATCCGGAGCAACCGGGTGATCGAG CTCCCTCTGCGGCCCCCACTCTCCCGAGACTGCCGGGACCTGCTGCAGCGGCTCCTGGAGCGGGACCCCAACCGTCGCATCTCCTTCCAGGACTTCTTTGCCCACCCCTGGGTGGACCTGGAGCACATGCCCAGTGGGGAGAGCCTGGCACGAGCA ACCGCCCTGGTGGTGCAGGCTGTGAAGAAGGACCAGGACGGGGACGCCGCGGCCGCCTTATCGCTCTACTGCAAAGCCCTGGACTTCTTCGTGCCCGCGCTGCACT ACGAAGTGGATGCCCAACGGAAGGAAGCGATCAAGGCAAAGGTGGGTGAGGGCGTCTCCCAAAGGAAACTGGCGCCATCCCGGGATCTCCGCAGCCTGGCTCTCCTGCAGCCGAGAGGCAGACTCTCCCAGGGAGGCCCAGGCCCGCCGCTGCAGCCCCCGGACGTCACAGCTTGGGGCAGCCACCAGGGACGCGGAGGGAGAACTTgggag GAGGGGCGGCAGCGTGGGGGAGGCTCCCTGAGGTGA